From Butyricimonas paravirosa, one genomic window encodes:
- a CDS encoding RNA polymerase sigma-70 factor: MNVLMDAEEDLILARIKKRDKEAFRYLYEYYFAKMVLFAESYLYDEEEARDLVQDLFFHLWNHAGTLQVATSVKAYLFTSVRNRCLNAIRDRKIRDEHNNKLFEAQLFSGTEDMVIDEEVHRRLQEALDSLPDKCREIILLKVVEGKKNKEIAEQLNIAETTVKTQVQRAYRMLRERLVPIFLLIEYLQQGF, translated from the coding sequence TTGAATGTACTCATGGATGCAGAAGAGGATTTGATTTTAGCTCGTATAAAAAAACGCGATAAAGAGGCGTTTCGATACCTCTATGAGTATTATTTTGCCAAAATGGTTCTATTTGCCGAGAGTTATTTATATGATGAAGAAGAGGCAAGGGATTTAGTGCAGGATCTATTTTTCCACTTATGGAATCATGCCGGGACATTACAAGTGGCAACCTCCGTGAAAGCTTATTTGTTCACTTCGGTACGAAATCGTTGTTTGAATGCGATTCGGGATCGGAAGATCAGGGATGAGCATAATAATAAATTGTTTGAGGCTCAGCTTTTCTCCGGAACAGAGGATATGGTTATTGATGAGGAAGTGCATCGACGCCTTCAAGAAGCATTGGACTCGCTACCTGATAAATGCCGGGAGATTATTTTGTTAAAAGTGGTGGAGGGAAAGAAAAATAAAGAGATTGCCGAACAATTAAATATCGCCGAGACAACGGTGAAAACTCAGGTTCAGCGAGCGTATCGCATGTTGCGTGAGAGGTTGGTTCCCATTTTCCTACTTATTGAATATTTACAACAGGGTTTCTAA
- a CDS encoding FecR family protein → MTDERRHINWDMIVRHLMDVATDEEREEVERWLAEDEGNREYYRKAKRYFETYYTGEETRVVDTRGAWDEFVVYADKSRKAHIWRMIVKYAAILLLPLCVGLGYWFLGNDTPQTTFVSGGISIEPGTTKAVLVFNSGQQVRLTDSIAFEQAIEKFKPSGQVEQAIEYNKIIVPRGGEYNLVLADGTSVMINSDSKLSVPDRFEGKERRVRLEGEALFHVAQDVEHPFIVETDGGDVTVLGTVFNVNAYSGEDYVQTTLVEGRVAFQGKGMTDARTIAPGEQITYDVQTNSVNVEKVDTRVYTAWTEGKWIIEGECLEEIMKQLARWYDVTVFYQNAEAKDLVFTGDLEKYSNCNVILDIISMTTNVEFELKDRVIIVKMK, encoded by the coding sequence ATGACAGATGAAAGAAGGCACATAAATTGGGATATGATCGTGAGGCATCTCATGGATGTTGCTACAGACGAAGAAAGGGAAGAGGTCGAGAGATGGCTGGCAGAAGATGAGGGTAACCGGGAATATTACCGTAAGGCAAAACGATATTTTGAGACCTATTACACGGGGGAAGAAACTCGTGTGGTGGATACCAGAGGGGCATGGGATGAATTTGTTGTTTATGCAGATAAATCCCGGAAAGCACATATCTGGAGAATGATTGTCAAATATGCGGCAATTCTGTTGTTGCCTCTATGCGTGGGACTTGGTTACTGGTTTCTGGGAAATGATACCCCCCAAACGACCTTCGTCTCGGGGGGCATATCCATTGAGCCGGGAACGACAAAGGCCGTGTTGGTCTTTAATTCCGGTCAACAAGTAAGATTAACGGATTCTATTGCCTTTGAACAAGCGATAGAAAAATTTAAACCTAGTGGTCAGGTTGAACAAGCGATAGAATATAACAAAATTATCGTACCTAGAGGTGGTGAGTATAATTTGGTTTTGGCGGATGGTACGAGTGTGATGATAAACTCCGATTCAAAATTAAGTGTTCCGGATCGTTTCGAGGGGAAAGAACGACGTGTCCGTTTGGAAGGAGAGGCATTGTTTCACGTGGCTCAAGATGTGGAACATCCTTTTATTGTTGAAACGGATGGCGGTGATGTTACGGTTTTGGGAACCGTATTTAATGTAAATGCTTATTCGGGTGAAGATTATGTACAAACCACCTTGGTTGAAGGGAGGGTCGCTTTTCAGGGAAAAGGGATGACTGATGCCAGGACAATAGCTCCTGGCGAACAGATTACCTATGATGTCCAGACAAATAGCGTGAACGTGGAAAAAGTGGATACTAGGGTATACACGGCGTGGACCGAAGGAAAGTGGATAATAGAGGGTGAGTGTTTGGAGGAAATCATGAAACAGTTGGCTCGATGGTATGATGTTACTGTATTTTATCAAAATGCGGAGGCTAAAGATCTTGTGTTCACCGGGGATTTGGAGAAGTATAGTAATTGTAATGTTATTCTGGATATTATATCTATGACTACGAATGTTGAATTTGAATTAAAGGATAGAGTGATTATTGTGAAAATGAAATAA
- a CDS encoding SusC/RagA family TonB-linked outer membrane protein yields MRLICVFTLFLLLKVSGNGFSQKKINLDLERVSMLEIIQELRQQTGYKFFFNHNELKKVKDVSAKFVDEDLERVLDAVLGKVNLSYRIEQGVIIIVPGEVKEGEKEVRIVGSVTDEKKHPLPGVTVIVKGLTLGTSTDVKGRFSLTLPKMQNVSLLFSFIGMETQEVRYTGQDSIHVVLKESAEQLEEVIVRTGYQNIDKRKLTSAVQTIRMDDIKVSGVNTIDQMLEGRIPGMIFMQNSGQVGAAPKLRIRGTSTVLGNREPLWVLDGVVLTDPVNVDPAQINDLDFVNLLGNAISGLNPDDIEQIDVLKDASATALYGAKAGNGVIVITTKKGKAGPPSVTYSGTASYTRRPRYSDRAIYLMNSKERVDVSRELVERGVYYNNVDSWTGYEAAIQDYYNGAIDYKEFNRLVGYYETLNTDWFDIVCQDVFSHNHTLSLSGGSANIRYYASLGMSDEKGAIKGESNRRYSTTLNLSANYERFAARFQLQGNVSNRDYNPSELGVLDYAYNMNRAIPAFNPDGSRYLYQRASSGSMPMYAFNVLNEMDNSGDETNGSAINMQAHVSYNVIDDLKLEGTLSYAVSNTNQEIYFTEDTYYVHQLRADQSERNDLCPIGGELRESNVRNTNWMARVQANYMKSLGSEGKHNVNGSAGLELNSQKYDGFSITRRGYYRDRGKLFTSIPQKYTGYYDRFMATANALGTITENLTNSVAWYAMAGYDYDNRYMLNLHIRGEASNLFGSRANDRMMPIWALSGRWNVKRDILESVDWVDDLALRGSFGYQGNMLSNQTPNMIITQGVDYTGKYGEFNSKVAHYPNPDLRWEKTASTNVTLDFSFLKNKINGSFSWYYKKTRDAFLTKTISEINGIKQYVVNSGTLVNKGIEVSLNFTPINRVGLDGGKRGFVWRIDPQLGQVLNELVNSAINNRNNVLRDEIEYDDMLTGDVEIAGEPLNTFYSYRFKGLSPVDGSPIFYGAEDELQEELAEKYNGMEREDVFLEIMERSGRREPYLQGGISNYLGYRNFSLSFNLTYSLGNKIRLLKLCTEYGTTNPNPHSNLRREFVNRWRKPGDEEHTNIPGLNTVAGTHSNPWWTSGTNVTHRIANNIYEMYDNSDIRVVSGNYLRLSSLSFRYNVDERFCKKLGLKSAYINLTGTNLFTIAHKKLRGQDPTQSGSSPNVNLSVRPTYSCNLSITF; encoded by the coding sequence ATGAGATTAATATGTGTTTTTACGCTGTTTCTATTGCTGAAGGTTTCCGGGAATGGGTTCTCCCAAAAGAAGATAAACTTGGATCTTGAGCGGGTGAGCATGTTGGAGATTATTCAAGAATTGAGACAACAAACGGGTTACAAGTTTTTTTTCAATCACAATGAATTGAAAAAAGTGAAAGACGTGTCTGCGAAATTTGTTGATGAAGATTTGGAACGGGTGTTGGATGCGGTTTTGGGCAAGGTGAATTTATCTTACCGGATAGAACAAGGAGTTATTATTATTGTTCCGGGAGAGGTGAAAGAGGGGGAAAAAGAGGTTCGCATTGTTGGGAGCGTGACGGATGAGAAGAAACATCCTCTGCCCGGGGTAACGGTTATCGTGAAAGGCTTAACCTTGGGTACGTCAACAGATGTAAAGGGAAGGTTTTCGTTGACACTGCCTAAGATGCAGAATGTGTCGTTACTTTTCTCATTTATAGGAATGGAAACGCAAGAGGTGCGGTACACCGGGCAGGATTCGATTCACGTGGTTCTGAAAGAGTCTGCAGAACAATTGGAAGAAGTGATCGTGAGAACCGGATATCAAAATATTGATAAGCGGAAATTGACAAGTGCCGTGCAAACGATTAGAATGGATGATATAAAGGTGTCGGGAGTAAACACGATTGACCAGATGTTGGAAGGACGTATACCCGGTATGATTTTTATGCAGAACTCCGGACAGGTTGGTGCCGCTCCGAAATTAAGAATACGAGGAACTTCAACCGTTTTGGGTAATCGTGAACCGCTATGGGTGTTAGATGGGGTGGTTTTGACCGATCCGGTGAATGTTGACCCTGCCCAGATTAACGATTTAGACTTCGTGAACTTGCTGGGTAATGCGATTTCGGGTTTGAATCCGGATGACATCGAACAGATTGACGTGTTGAAAGATGCTTCTGCAACAGCTCTTTATGGGGCAAAAGCGGGTAATGGAGTTATCGTGATCACGACGAAAAAAGGGAAGGCCGGTCCGCCTAGTGTCACTTATTCTGGGACAGCTTCCTACACGAGAAGGCCTCGTTACAGCGATCGAGCCATTTACTTGATGAATTCGAAAGAGCGGGTGGATGTTTCCCGGGAGTTAGTAGAACGGGGAGTTTATTACAATAATGTTGATAGTTGGACCGGATACGAGGCAGCAATACAGGATTATTACAATGGGGCTATCGACTATAAAGAGTTCAATCGTTTGGTCGGATATTACGAAACATTGAACACGGACTGGTTTGATATTGTTTGTCAGGATGTGTTTTCACATAATCATACGTTGAGCTTGTCTGGAGGTTCTGCCAATATCCGCTATTATGCCTCTCTCGGAATGAGTGATGAGAAAGGTGCGATAAAAGGTGAGAGCAACAGGCGATATTCGACAACTTTGAATTTATCAGCGAATTATGAACGTTTTGCTGCACGTTTCCAGCTTCAGGGGAATGTATCGAATCGCGATTACAATCCCTCGGAATTAGGCGTGTTGGATTATGCCTATAATATGAACCGTGCCATTCCGGCTTTTAATCCTGATGGATCTCGTTACCTCTATCAACGGGCGTCAAGTGGTTCGATGCCGATGTATGCTTTTAACGTGTTGAACGAAATGGATAATTCCGGGGATGAAACCAACGGAAGCGCAATTAATATGCAGGCGCATGTTAGTTACAATGTCATAGATGATTTGAAATTGGAAGGGACGTTATCTTATGCGGTGAGCAACACGAATCAAGAGATTTATTTTACGGAAGATACCTATTACGTACATCAGTTGCGTGCTGATCAATCGGAGCGTAATGACTTGTGTCCTATCGGGGGAGAATTACGGGAGAGTAATGTGCGCAATACCAATTGGATGGCACGTGTGCAAGCAAATTATATGAAGAGTTTGGGAAGCGAGGGAAAGCACAATGTGAATGGTTCGGCGGGGTTGGAATTGAATTCTCAAAAATACGATGGTTTTAGTATTACGCGTCGGGGGTATTATCGGGATCGAGGTAAATTGTTTACTTCTATTCCACAAAAATATACGGGATATTATGATCGGTTTATGGCAACGGCAAATGCGTTGGGGACTATAACGGAAAATTTGACTAATTCAGTGGCATGGTATGCGATGGCCGGGTACGATTATGACAATCGCTATATGTTGAATCTGCATATTCGAGGGGAGGCTTCCAACTTGTTCGGATCACGGGCGAATGATCGAATGATGCCGATTTGGGCTTTGTCCGGTCGTTGGAATGTAAAGCGGGATATTTTGGAATCTGTTGATTGGGTGGATGATTTGGCATTAAGGGGATCTTTTGGTTATCAGGGGAATATGCTGAGCAACCAGACTCCTAATATGATTATCACGCAAGGGGTTGATTACACCGGGAAATATGGTGAATTTAATTCGAAAGTTGCTCATTACCCGAATCCTGACTTAAGGTGGGAAAAGACGGCATCCACGAATGTGACCTTGGATTTCTCGTTTTTAAAGAATAAAATTAACGGCTCGTTTTCTTGGTATTATAAAAAGACTCGGGATGCATTTCTGACAAAGACTATTTCCGAGATTAACGGGATCAAGCAATATGTTGTTAATAGCGGGACACTTGTAAACAAGGGAATCGAGGTGAGTTTAAATTTCACACCGATCAATCGTGTCGGTCTTGATGGCGGGAAGAGAGGATTTGTTTGGCGGATTGACCCCCAATTGGGACAAGTGTTGAACGAGTTGGTGAACAGTGCGATAAATAACCGGAATAATGTTCTGCGGGATGAGATCGAATATGACGATATGTTGACCGGGGACGTGGAGATTGCCGGAGAACCTTTGAATACGTTTTATTCATACCGCTTTAAAGGATTGAGTCCTGTGGACGGTTCTCCCATTTTTTACGGGGCAGAGGATGAATTGCAAGAGGAGCTGGCCGAAAAATACAACGGAATGGAACGCGAAGATGTCTTTTTGGAAATAATGGAAAGATCGGGACGACGTGAACCTTATCTTCAAGGAGGAATTTCGAACTATTTAGGGTATCGTAATTTTAGTTTATCGTTTAATTTGACTTATAGCTTGGGTAATAAAATCCGGTTACTGAAATTGTGTACTGAATACGGAACAACCAATCCTAACCCGCATAGTAACTTGCGACGGGAATTTGTGAATCGTTGGAGAAAACCGGGTGATGAGGAACATACCAATATTCCCGGGTTGAATACCGTTGCAGGAACTCACTCCAACCCGTGGTGGACTAGTGGTACGAATGTGACACATCGAATTGCAAACAATATTTATGAGATGTATGACAATTCGGATATCCGGGTGGTGAGTGGAAATTACCTGCGGTTGTCTTCTCTCTCCTTCCGCTACAATGTTGATGAACGATTTTGTAAGAAGTTAGGTCTTAAGTCGGCTTATATCAACCTGACCGGAACGAACCTGTTTACCATTGCCCATAAGAAGTTACGGGGACAAGATCCTACTCAGTCAGGTTCGTCACCGAATGTCAATCTTTCGGTACGTCCTACTTACTCATGTAATCTTAGTATCACTTTCTAA
- a CDS encoding RagB/SusD family nutrient uptake outer membrane protein produces MKKRVLIYILSVFSLGCVSCGDFLDEYSQNQRYAETAQDLDELLRGECFMAFQSSYSSNTQETMSYSSGLTMNYPWLHVMDDDAEEFVSGGLTYTANYPRNVLGAFYHWGADPFLTLENAQYKDNDWEKFYKHIGVLNSIIYMADDFRSKEEDIELLNRVEGEARFLRAGYYFLLVNIYGMPYCKTTASKDAGVPLKVTEHIEDKYFNRSSVEAVYLQIVADLQRAAVCLKGITPSSTLRVGATAANALLSRVYLYMENYEACIAAANEAMAGTYSVMDLNNWTSGQNVVSWTSPETIFTQGGNSVILTFLSYSSGWSGSTPISQALSFQASEDLLQCYAAGDLRRTAFFKSSLHAAIPDKYKTWVDYNDTDEVGMDFLIRLPEVILNKAEALAMLNRDGEAKTELEKLLSKRFAVAPSVTETGEALIDFIRDERRRELCFEGHRWFDLRRYAVNSIRPLPENFRIRHQNNDYEANSMTWYENGYYELNAYTQDHAAWIVPIPNYAIEFNRGELQNEIRPNRELIRN; encoded by the coding sequence ATGAAAAAAAGAGTTTTAATCTATATTTTAAGTGTATTCTCCCTTGGTTGCGTTTCTTGCGGTGATTTTTTGGATGAGTATTCGCAGAATCAACGTTACGCCGAGACTGCACAGGATTTGGACGAGTTACTTAGAGGGGAGTGTTTTATGGCATTTCAGAGTAGTTACTCTTCAAATACCCAGGAGACGATGAGTTACAGTAGCGGGCTTACGATGAATTATCCCTGGCTGCATGTTATGGATGATGATGCAGAAGAATTTGTATCTGGAGGATTAACGTACACGGCCAATTACCCGCGTAACGTGCTTGGTGCTTTTTATCATTGGGGGGCCGATCCGTTTTTAACGTTGGAGAATGCTCAGTACAAGGATAATGATTGGGAAAAGTTTTATAAGCATATAGGAGTACTAAACTCAATCATTTATATGGCGGATGATTTCCGTTCGAAAGAGGAGGATATTGAGTTATTGAACAGGGTGGAAGGAGAAGCACGTTTTCTCCGGGCAGGTTACTACTTTTTATTGGTGAATATTTATGGTATGCCTTATTGCAAGACTACTGCATCAAAAGATGCCGGAGTCCCTTTGAAAGTTACAGAGCATATAGAAGATAAATATTTTAACCGTAGCTCGGTAGAGGCGGTATATTTGCAAATTGTCGCAGACCTTCAAAGAGCTGCCGTTTGTTTGAAAGGGATCACCCCTTCTTCAACATTACGGGTAGGAGCAACTGCCGCTAATGCGTTGCTGTCTAGAGTGTATTTGTATATGGAAAACTATGAGGCTTGTATTGCGGCAGCCAATGAAGCCATGGCTGGGACTTACTCGGTGATGGATTTAAATAATTGGACAAGCGGGCAAAATGTGGTCTCTTGGACATCGCCCGAAACAATTTTTACTCAAGGGGGAAATTCTGTTATTTTGACATTCTTGAGTTATTCATCTGGTTGGAGTGGTTCTACTCCGATATCTCAAGCGCTTTCGTTTCAAGCGTCAGAGGATTTACTGCAATGTTATGCAGCAGGAGATTTGCGTAGAACGGCATTCTTTAAGAGTTCTTTACATGCGGCGATACCCGATAAATATAAGACTTGGGTAGACTACAATGATACGGATGAGGTTGGTATGGATTTTCTGATTCGTTTGCCTGAGGTGATTTTAAATAAGGCGGAGGCGTTGGCGATGTTAAATCGGGATGGGGAAGCGAAAACCGAGTTGGAAAAACTTCTTTCTAAACGATTTGCTGTTGCACCGTCGGTGACAGAAACGGGGGAGGCATTGATTGATTTTATTCGTGATGAACGCCGTAGAGAATTGTGTTTCGAGGGGCATCGCTGGTTTGACCTGCGCCGTTATGCTGTAAATAGTATTCGTCCTCTTCCGGAGAATTTCCGTATTCGTCACCAGAATAATGATTACGAGGCGAATTCAATGACTTGGTATGAAAACGGTTACTATGAATTAAATGCTTACACCCAGGATCATGCCGCTTGGATAGTGCCAATTCCAAATTATGCAATTGAATTTAATAGGGGAGAACTTCAGAATGAGATTCGTCCGAATAGAGAACTTATAAGAAATTGA
- a CDS encoding thioredoxin family protein codes for MKKLLLIYVGIFCSVLVFGQTNFQKLTLDEACTKAKAEKKLVFVDLYTSWCAPCKMMADKVFPDVKLGAFMNERFVCVKYDTGADKDGSELAKMFNVQAYPTFLILNVDKGLENQIVGATLEPLDFMNQVEAALKASLASLGQQYANGNRDVSFLTDYLKALLTASMNEKAQEVCVALFKVLPDTEKSNREYWFIFKDQALSPVGSPFMDFLFSHFEQFTRSMGEEKVLNRIAEAFEIKLRDIIRGREPMDDLDKVAKQMAPHHFNSRERMDTYVALGKALREARKDNSEKGVEKLLELCENEFPKIDGEHLVYFYFPVTIYIANVGTEAQYKRVCKLHEYVYEHTEHNPLRIGLGNMLSGTKKNK; via the coding sequence ATGAAAAAATTGTTATTGATTTATGTCGGGATTTTTTGCTCTGTACTGGTTTTCGGACAGACAAATTTCCAGAAATTGACATTAGATGAGGCTTGTACGAAGGCAAAAGCGGAGAAAAAGCTGGTTTTCGTGGATCTTTACACCTCTTGGTGTGCCCCGTGTAAGATGATGGCAGACAAGGTGTTCCCGGATGTAAAACTAGGAGCGTTCATGAACGAACGTTTCGTGTGTGTGAAATATGACACGGGGGCCGATAAGGATGGTTCGGAATTGGCAAAGATGTTTAATGTTCAGGCCTATCCCACGTTTTTGATCTTGAACGTGGATAAGGGATTGGAAAACCAAATTGTTGGGGCAACCCTTGAACCGTTGGATTTCATGAACCAAGTCGAGGCGGCGCTGAAAGCTTCGCTTGCCAGTTTGGGACAGCAATACGCGAACGGGAATAGAGACGTCTCGTTCCTTACCGATTATTTGAAAGCGTTGTTAACGGCCTCCATGAACGAGAAAGCTCAAGAGGTGTGTGTGGCATTATTCAAGGTATTGCCTGATACAGAAAAATCGAATCGGGAGTATTGGTTTATTTTTAAAGATCAGGCTTTATCTCCGGTGGGTTCTCCGTTCATGGATTTCCTATTTTCCCATTTTGAGCAATTTACCCGGAGCATGGGAGAAGAAAAAGTGTTGAACCGGATCGCTGAAGCTTTTGAGATTAAATTACGTGATATTATTCGTGGACGTGAACCTATGGATGATCTGGATAAGGTAGCCAAACAGATGGCCCCGCATCATTTTAATTCACGGGAGCGAATGGATACGTATGTCGCTTTGGGGAAAGCTTTGCGTGAGGCCAGAAAGGATAATAGCGAAAAAGGGGTGGAGAAATTACTGGAATTATGCGAGAATGAATTTCCCAAGATTGATGGGGAACATCTGGTGTATTTTTATTTTCCCGTGACAATTTACATTGCCAATGTTGGGACGGAGGCGCAGTATAAACGGGTATGTAAACTTCACGAGTACGTGTATGAACATACCGAGCATAATCCTTTGAGGATAGGCTTGGGAAATATGCTTTCTGGGACGAAGAAAAACAAATAA
- a CDS encoding thioredoxin family protein: MKKLLSVFVGLLCSVAVFAQTDFQELSLEEACKKAKTENKPIFLDCYTSWCGPCKMMANEVFTLKEAGDYFNKNFVCVKTDMEKGGGPAIGKQYGVDAYPTFLVINADGKLMHKVVGAMPLEKLIESVEIGLKASSLAEYEASYQAGKLDLTEQMAYWKLLSVSGDVAKAQSVGDNLWGKLTEKDKLSAAYWPLLQSRATSLESEELKFVCANRGHFEKEIGKEEVGDLIYNSFMSELNLMIVYQLPAKKYDKIPGIRDLLENNDVPRKDALFKMIDLAEARGKYDATGFMDALDTNLDVLNDSEKSWVFEGGNLFISMFKDKAQLKRLGEIAIREKELIRDEVAKNKVTKIAFNFRRAGNDGVYWENLKTLREVLAQADVEGKYVFLDCHNNGQTTKTIDNQLFTRKEVEDLLNKFFINYRVNLGEEEGAKVIRRYGINIPNVMLVLDKEGNVRHMISNVMDGNFIERVKETFDDNKAFGVLEARYVRGDRSPEFMVQYLTALSKVTNSSKMALVAVELFASLNDEQRTSPEFWMLYNPQFSRISSEMKNYLFSHLQEFREKIGTEKVDQTVVNQIYSDLSSVLYTQESRYTVDDINNIIQFIKRHDIQDSQQLLCIANITKLFKSKVRSVKDYKKACKGLKPENIPFADLYANILAVEPERTDEWNAWGKEIVESLTDPGYIQWYKQFLQL; the protein is encoded by the coding sequence ATGAAAAAATTATTATCGGTGTTTGTGGGGCTATTGTGCTCCGTTGCTGTTTTTGCTCAAACAGATTTTCAAGAGTTGTCTTTAGAGGAAGCTTGCAAGAAGGCAAAAACGGAAAATAAACCTATATTCTTGGATTGTTACACCTCTTGGTGTGGCCCGTGTAAAATGATGGCAAATGAGGTCTTCACGCTGAAAGAGGCTGGTGATTATTTTAATAAGAATTTTGTCTGTGTGAAAACGGACATGGAAAAAGGAGGCGGACCGGCTATTGGTAAGCAATACGGGGTTGATGCGTATCCGACCTTTTTGGTTATCAATGCGGATGGTAAGTTAATGCATAAAGTGGTTGGAGCGATGCCTCTTGAAAAGTTAATAGAGAGTGTAGAGATTGGTTTAAAAGCCAGTAGTCTCGCTGAATACGAGGCGTCGTACCAGGCGGGAAAGCTTGATTTGACAGAGCAAATGGCGTACTGGAAATTGCTTTCTGTTTCAGGAGATGTTGCCAAGGCTCAAAGTGTAGGTGATAATCTTTGGGGAAAGCTTACGGAGAAAGATAAATTGAGTGCCGCTTATTGGCCTTTGTTACAATCAAGAGCAACCTCTTTGGAGAGTGAGGAACTGAAATTTGTTTGTGCCAACCGGGGACATTTTGAAAAGGAGATAGGAAAAGAAGAGGTTGGAGATTTGATCTATAATTCTTTCATGTCAGAATTAAATTTGATGATCGTGTACCAATTGCCCGCGAAGAAATATGATAAGATTCCGGGTATTCGAGATTTACTTGAGAATAACGATGTACCTCGTAAGGATGCACTTTTTAAAATGATAGACTTGGCGGAAGCCCGGGGAAAATATGATGCAACCGGCTTTATGGATGCTCTTGATACAAATTTGGATGTATTGAATGATTCTGAAAAAAGTTGGGTATTTGAAGGTGGAAATCTGTTTATTTCGATGTTCAAAGATAAAGCACAACTGAAGAGATTGGGAGAGATCGCTATTCGTGAAAAAGAATTGATCAGAGACGAGGTCGCTAAAAACAAGGTTACTAAAATAGCTTTTAACTTTAGACGTGCGGGAAATGATGGTGTGTACTGGGAGAATTTGAAGACATTAAGAGAGGTGCTGGCACAAGCTGACGTGGAAGGCAAATATGTATTTTTGGATTGTCATAACAATGGGCAGACCACGAAGACAATCGATAATCAACTCTTTACGCGGAAAGAGGTAGAGGATTTACTGAATAAATTTTTTATAAATTACAGGGTGAATCTTGGGGAAGAAGAAGGGGCCAAGGTTATCAGAAGGTATGGTATAAATATTCCTAATGTAATGCTTGTACTTGATAAGGAAGGGAATGTTCGACACATGATATCTAATGTCATGGATGGTAATTTTATTGAACGAGTGAAAGAGACTTTCGATGATAATAAAGCTTTTGGTGTTCTTGAGGCTAGGTATGTTAGGGGAGATCGTTCTCCGGAATTTATGGTCCAATATTTAACGGCATTGAGTAAGGTGACTAATAGTTCTAAGATGGCCCTTGTTGCCGTAGAGTTATTTGCCTCGTTAAATGACGAACAGAGAACCTCTCCTGAATTTTGGATGTTGTATAATCCTCAATTTTCTAGGATAAGTTCTGAAATGAAAAATTATTTATTTTCTCATCTTCAAGAATTCAGAGAGAAAATAGGTACAGAAAAGGTGGATCAAACTGTTGTCAATCAAATCTATTCTGATCTTTCCAGTGTTCTTTATACTCAGGAATCAAGATATACTGTTGATGATATTAATAATATCATACAATTTATTAAACGTCATGATATACAGGATTCGCAGCAATTACTCTGTATTGCAAATATTACTAAGCTATTTAAGAGTAAGGTGCGTAGTGTTAAGGATTATAAGAAAGCATGCAAAGGGTTGAAACCGGAAAATATTCCGTTTGCTGATTTATACGCGAATATTCTTGCCGTGGAGCCGGAAAGAACGGATGAGTGGAACGCATGGGGAAAAGAGATTGTAGAGTCTCTTACAGATCCCGGATATATACAATGGTATAAGCAATTTCTTCAACTCTAA